The Nitrospirota bacterium genome has a window encoding:
- a CDS encoding four helix bundle protein gives MVTHKDLDIWKIGIELVEEIYKMTGRFPKEETYGITSQLRRAAVSIPSNIAEGAARNSRKEFIQYLYIALGSLAELETQIIISKRLGFPAEDMLSETIERLRRKLLNFIKHLKGKNSI, from the coding sequence ATGGTTACTCACAAGGATCTTGATATATGGAAGATAGGCATTGAACTGGTGGAAGAAATATACAAGATGACCGGAAGATTTCCAAAAGAAGAGACCTATGGGATAACATCCCAGCTGAGACGGGCAGCTGTTTCTATCCCATCCAATATCGCCGAAGGCGCTGCGAGGAATAGCAGAAAGGAATTCATACAATACCTCTACATAGCATTAGGATCGCTTGCAGAACTGGAAACTCAGATCATAATCTCAAAACGGCTTGGGTTCCCGGCAGAAGATATGCTTTCTGAAACGATCGAAAGACTTCGACGGAAACTGCTTAATTTCATAAAACATCTGAAGGGAAAAAATAGCATATAG
- a CDS encoding NAD-dependent epimerase: MQKILITGAAGFIGFHLSKGLLERGDEVVGLDNLNDYYDVNIKLARLKQVAMDPNFKPVRIDLADREAIKRLFEEEKFDAVVNLAAQAGVRYSLINPYSYIDSNLSGFLNILEGCRHNNVKHLVFASSSSVYGANTKMPFSVHDNVDHPVSLYAATKKANELMAHSYASLYRIPCTGLRFFTVYGPWGRPDMALFLFTKAILDGKPIDVFNYGKMQRDFTYIDDIVEGVVRVLDNVPAPNPAWSGDKPDSATSYAPYKLYNIGNNNPVELMHYIEVLEACLGRKAEKNLLPMQAGDVPATYADVDDLINDVGFKPSTSIEEGISKFVQWYKDYYKKP; this comes from the coding sequence ATGCAAAAGATACTGATCACCGGCGCTGCAGGCTTCATCGGTTTTCATCTTTCGAAAGGACTGCTCGAACGGGGCGACGAGGTCGTCGGCCTGGACAACCTGAACGACTACTATGACGTGAACATCAAGCTCGCCCGGCTGAAACAGGTCGCCATGGATCCGAACTTCAAGCCCGTACGCATTGATCTTGCTGACAGAGAGGCAATAAAGAGGCTTTTCGAAGAGGAAAAGTTCGACGCGGTTGTCAACCTTGCGGCCCAGGCAGGGGTCAGATACTCGCTCATAAATCCTTATTCGTACATAGACAGTAATCTCAGCGGCTTTCTGAACATCCTCGAGGGCTGCAGACATAACAACGTGAAGCATCTTGTCTTTGCATCATCAAGCTCTGTGTACGGCGCAAATACGAAGATGCCCTTTTCCGTGCATGACAATGTGGACCATCCTGTCTCGCTCTATGCTGCCACAAAAAAGGCGAATGAGCTGATGGCGCACTCCTATGCCAGCCTTTACAGGATACCCTGCACCGGCCTGAGATTTTTCACCGTGTACGGACCCTGGGGAAGGCCTGACATGGCCCTCTTCCTTTTCACAAAGGCTATCCTCGATGGCAAGCCTATCGATGTCTTTAACTACGGAAAGATGCAGCGCGACTTCACGTATATCGACGATATTGTTGAAGGCGTTGTAAGGGTCCTGGACAACGTCCCTGCCCCCAACCCTGCCTGGTCAGGCGATAAGCCGGATTCCGCCACGAGCTATGCGCCGTACAAGCTCTACAACATCGGCAACAATAACCCGGTCGAGCTTATGCACTATATTGAGGTGCTTGAGGCCTGCCTCGGCAGGAAGGCCGAAAAAAATCTGCTTCCGATGCAGGCAGGAGATGTCCCGGCCACCTATGCCGATGTGGACGACCTGATCAACGATGTCGGTTTCAAGCCCTCCACCTCCATAGAAGAAGGGATCAGCAAGTTTGTTCAGTGGTATAAAGATTATTACAAAAAGCCGTAA
- a CDS encoding PAS domain-containing protein, whose protein sequence is MLEETQKPKPITAVIDILLKRLPIVLLVLGITSIGLIAATDHISRGMRQFYLYTDVVHEMEIELSKAHLALEENLRGIEGQDIALVWQGIDRSEKLALAALRGGQTLHGHAIKPLPDDGFRKDMESLRSMVVRFRELAQNVHKDRSPHEINSMDRTYHQFLEKAFILDEQFEELQERDEQRSKKLILLILVSWTGIIGAAIIGLWYRERLGRRMQTAIVNAKHQWEHTFDVIPDLIAIIDRDHRIVRANKAMAEKMGLAPKDILGKKCYELFHKTSGPIETCPHARLLHDSREHAAEIYEKELNAYFLVSVSPLPDDRGNLIGSVHVARDITAQKKNAETLKIKESAISSAINAIAIGDLQGNITYVNSSLLRMWGYEEHEIIGRSSHVLGQDEGDAREILDALRESGSWSGERMAKKKDGSVFPVELSANVVLDDSGNPLCLMASFMDISNRKRAEEEILNYRNRLEELVDQRTIELAHTNEKLQMEVLEHEHTAEALQLSENKFRQISQEFNVLLDAIPDNLVLMSPDLKITWANKSALQALNFGEALLSEHCFTLWHKQDRPCDDCPVLKSFRSGNAETSQLSTPDNRIWAVRAYPIKNDQGEVESVMELSTDITEKKSIQAEQMRANHLASIGELAAGVAHEINNPINGIINYAQIIVNSTNPEAREFDIAKRIIREGERISFIVTSLLSFARERKEEKIPVSVRQVLSDSLALAETQLKKSGITLRLDIDPHVPLVKVHAQQIQQVFLNVINNARYALSQKYPQTDPDKLFSITAGEVMIDQKPFVQIVFEDHGTGIPAHIIDKVMNPFYTTKPVGLGTGLGLSISHGIILDHNGRLSVESKEGAYTRIIVSLPAYKE, encoded by the coding sequence GTGTTAGAAGAAACCCAAAAACCTAAACCGATAACTGCGGTCATTGACATCTTGCTGAAGCGGCTGCCGATAGTGCTCCTTGTCCTTGGCATCACCTCGATCGGTCTCATTGCCGCAACAGACCATATCAGCAGGGGCATGCGGCAGTTCTATCTCTATACCGACGTTGTCCATGAGATGGAGATCGAGCTCAGCAAGGCCCATCTCGCGCTGGAAGAGAACCTCAGGGGAATAGAGGGCCAGGACATCGCACTGGTCTGGCAGGGCATTGACCGGTCGGAGAAGCTGGCCCTGGCAGCGCTCCGCGGAGGGCAGACGCTCCACGGGCATGCGATCAAACCCCTGCCGGATGACGGCTTCAGAAAAGATATGGAAAGCCTCCGCTCCATGGTCGTCAGGTTTAGGGAATTAGCACAGAATGTGCATAAGGACAGGTCTCCGCATGAGATAAACAGCATGGATCGCACATACCATCAATTTCTTGAAAAAGCGTTCATCCTTGATGAACAGTTCGAGGAGCTTCAGGAAAGGGATGAGCAGCGCTCGAAAAAACTGATACTCCTTATTCTTGTTTCCTGGACCGGCATCATCGGCGCTGCCATTATAGGGCTCTGGTACAGGGAACGGTTAGGCAGGCGCATGCAGACAGCGATCGTGAATGCAAAACACCAGTGGGAACATACCTTTGATGTTATCCCTGACCTGATCGCGATCATTGACAGGGACCACAGGATCGTCCGGGCCAACAAGGCCATGGCCGAAAAGATGGGCCTCGCCCCAAAAGATATCCTCGGGAAAAAATGTTACGAGCTCTTTCACAAGACATCCGGCCCGATAGAGACCTGTCCCCATGCACGCCTGCTGCATGACAGCCGGGAGCATGCAGCAGAGATCTACGAAAAGGAGCTTAATGCATACTTCCTCGTAAGCGTCTCCCCCCTGCCCGATGATCGGGGAAACCTTATCGGGTCTGTCCATGTTGCCAGGGACATCACAGCGCAGAAAAAAAACGCGGAGACGCTTAAGATAAAGGAGAGCGCCATATCATCTGCGATCAATGCCATTGCGATCGGCGATCTCCAGGGGAATATTACCTACGTCAACAGCTCTCTTCTAAGAATGTGGGGTTATGAGGAGCACGAAATCATCGGAAGATCCTCTCATGTGCTTGGACAAGACGAAGGCGATGCAAGGGAGATCCTGGACGCTCTCAGGGAGTCCGGCAGCTGGAGCGGAGAGAGAATGGCAAAGAAAAAGGACGGCTCCGTCTTCCCGGTCGAGCTGTCGGCAAATGTCGTGCTGGATGATTCAGGAAACCCGCTCTGTCTTATGGCCTCATTCATGGACATCAGCAACAGAAAACGTGCTGAGGAAGAGATCCTGAACTACCGTAACAGACTTGAGGAACTGGTGGATCAGCGCACTATTGAACTGGCGCATACAAACGAGAAGCTCCAGATGGAGGTGCTTGAGCATGAGCATACTGCCGAAGCCCTGCAGCTGAGTGAGAATAAGTTCAGGCAGATCTCACAGGAATTCAATGTACTCCTTGATGCGATACCTGACAATCTTGTGCTCATGTCACCTGACCTGAAGATAACGTGGGCAAACAAAAGCGCGCTCCAGGCGCTCAACTTCGGAGAAGCCCTGCTCTCGGAACACTGCTTCACCCTCTGGCATAAACAGGACAGACCGTGCGACGACTGCCCGGTTCTGAAAAGTTTTCGGTCAGGGAATGCGGAGACGTCTCAGCTATCCACCCCTGACAACAGGATATGGGCAGTGCGTGCCTATCCGATAAAGAACGACCAGGGCGAGGTCGAGAGTGTCATGGAGCTGAGCACCGATATTACCGAGAAAAAGAGCATACAGGCAGAGCAGATGAGGGCAAATCATCTCGCCTCGATCGGTGAGCTTGCAGCCGGCGTTGCCCATGAGATCAACAACCCGATCAACGGCATCATCAACTATGCACAGATCATCGTCAACAGCACGAACCCGGAGGCCAGGGAATTCGACATCGCAAAGAGGATCATCAGGGAAGGCGAGCGGATCTCTTTCATTGTGACAAGCCTGCTCTCTTTTGCCCGCGAGCGCAAAGAAGAGAAAATACCGGTATCGGTCCGGCAGGTGCTTTCCGATTCCCTTGCCCTGGCCGAGACGCAGCTGAAAAAAAGCGGCATTACATTAAGACTGGACATAGACCCTCATGTCCCCCTCGTAAAAGTCCATGCCCAGCAGATCCAGCAGGTCTTCCTGAATGTCATCAATAACGCCCGTTATGCACTCAGCCAGAAATATCCGCAGACCGACCCTGACAAGCTTTTCAGCATAACAGCAGGGGAAGTGATGATCGATCAAAAACCCTTTGTTCAGATCGTGTTCGAGGACCATGGGACCGGCATCCCGGCTCATATTATCGATAAGGTGATGAACCCCTTTTATACGACCAAGCCGGTCGGCCTCGGCACCGGGCTTGGCCTGAGCATAAGCCACGGGATTATTCTTGACCATAACGGAAGGCTGTCTGTCGAGAGCAAAGAAGGCGCATATACCCGGATCATTGTCTCTCTGCCGGCGTACAAGGAGTAG
- a CDS encoding sigma 54-interacting transcriptional regulator produces the protein MKKKILVIDDEESLRYTFETFLTDEGYEVATAESFDEALARIADDDIDLIFADILLGDKTGIDLLREIRSRDLTCPVVMVTGFPNLETAAEALRLGAFDYIAKPVTQRALLHAASLALKHKDLLDENRRIRTDLEAIFRSVRDGIITVDPDMRVIEMNNAAEAICGLSRDKAHDRQIGSLPNGCLKQCVEALAKTIKEKETVELYHIDCQLKGRERRVVNITTSPLIGHHNEFSGAVMVLSDETRIADLESDMGERRHFFKMIGKSEQMQNIYSLLEQVADFPATVLIRGESGTGKELVAEALHYQGIRGTKSLVKVNCSSLPENLLESELFGHVKGAFTGAISDRIGRFQLADKGTIFLDEIGDMPQSVQMRLLRVLQEREFERVGDATPIRVDVRVIAATNKNLVEKIQKGEFREDLYYRLKVVEVVLPALRQRKEDIPLLISHFIQRFSKKFSKNIRDVSADVRDLFMQHDWPGNIRELEHVIEHACILCKDGIITDQCLPKNFIEQGPDPDSSPDQADEREKIMQALRKAGGNKAKAARLLGVSRRTMYRRIEDLNIPDITL, from the coding sequence ATGAAAAAGAAAATTCTGGTCATTGATGACGAAGAGAGCCTGCGGTACACCTTCGAGACCTTTCTGACAGACGAAGGGTACGAGGTTGCCACTGCCGAGTCGTTCGACGAGGCCCTTGCACGCATTGCGGATGATGACATTGACCTCATCTTTGCAGATATCCTTTTAGGGGACAAAACCGGGATCGACCTGCTGCGGGAGATACGGTCAAGAGACCTCACCTGCCCGGTCGTCATGGTAACGGGCTTTCCGAATCTGGAGACCGCTGCAGAGGCCCTGCGGCTGGGGGCCTTTGACTACATAGCAAAGCCGGTAACGCAGAGGGCCCTGCTGCATGCTGCATCCCTGGCGCTGAAACACAAAGACCTTCTTGATGAAAACAGGCGCATCAGGACCGACCTTGAAGCGATATTCAGAAGCGTTCGGGACGGCATCATCACCGTGGACCCTGACATGAGGGTCATAGAGATGAATAATGCTGCCGAGGCGATCTGCGGACTTTCGCGCGACAAGGCGCATGACCGACAGATAGGTTCCCTGCCGAACGGCTGCCTGAAACAATGCGTTGAAGCGCTTGCAAAGACCATCAAAGAAAAAGAGACGGTTGAGCTGTACCACATCGACTGTCAGCTCAAGGGCAGGGAGAGACGGGTGGTCAACATCACCACTTCTCCTCTGATCGGCCACCACAACGAATTTTCAGGCGCAGTGATGGTGCTCAGTGATGAGACCCGTATCGCAGACCTGGAGTCTGACATGGGAGAGCGCAGACATTTCTTCAAAATGATCGGCAAGAGCGAACAGATGCAGAATATCTACAGCCTTCTCGAGCAGGTTGCCGATTTCCCGGCAACCGTGCTGATCAGGGGTGAAAGCGGCACAGGCAAGGAACTCGTTGCCGAGGCGCTCCACTACCAGGGCATACGAGGCACAAAGTCTCTGGTCAAGGTCAACTGCTCTTCGCTGCCGGAAAACCTCCTGGAGAGCGAGCTCTTCGGCCATGTAAAGGGTGCTTTTACCGGTGCGATCAGTGACCGGATCGGCAGGTTCCAGCTCGCTGACAAGGGAACGATCTTCCTCGACGAAATCGGAGACATGCCGCAGTCAGTCCAGATGCGGCTGCTCAGGGTCCTCCAGGAAAGGGAATTCGAGCGGGTCGGCGATGCAACACCGATCAGGGTAGATGTCAGGGTGATCGCTGCCACGAATAAGAACCTGGTCGAAAAAATACAGAAGGGTGAGTTCAGGGAAGATCTCTATTACCGCCTGAAGGTGGTTGAGGTGGTCCTTCCTGCCCTGAGACAGAGGAAAGAGGACATCCCGCTCCTGATCTCGCATTTTATCCAGCGCTTCAGCAAGAAGTTCAGCAAGAATATCAGGGATGTCTCGGCTGACGTGAGAGACCTTTTTATGCAGCATGACTGGCCCGGCAATATCCGCGAGCTTGAGCATGTTATTGAGCATGCCTGTATCCTCTGCAAGGATGGGATCATAACAGACCAATGCCTGCCAAAGAATTTTATCGAACAGGGCCCGGATCCTGACAGCAGCCCTGATCAGGCGGATGAAAGAGAAAAGATCATGCAGGCGCTGAGAAAGGCAGGGGGAAACAAGGCAAAAGCAGCCCGCCTGTTAGGCGTAAGCAGAAGGACCATGTACCGCAGGATCGAAGACCTTAATATTCCGGATATTACGCTTTGA
- a CDS encoding DUF2281 domain-containing protein: MKLEQAVNSLPPAARMEVMDFVAFLKQKYRRKKTPAVNEDTAYWSTLGEKSLGRIWDNEEDDVYNELLKR, from the coding sequence ATGAAACTTGAACAGGCTGTCAATTCATTGCCGCCGGCTGCAAGAATGGAAGTGATGGATTTTGTCGCGTTTCTTAAACAGAAATATCGCAGGAAAAAGACGCCAGCGGTGAATGAGGACACTGCCTACTGGTCGACTCTTGGAGAAAAATCGCTGGGAAGAATATGGGATAATGAAGAGGATGATGTTTACAATGAACTACTCAAAAGGTGA
- a CDS encoding type II toxin-antitoxin system PemK/MazF family toxin, whose translation MNYSKGDVILLSYPFTDLKTTKVRPAVVASSEDGRYSDVFVVPVTSRIENLNIGEFELRDWGNAGLNITSAVKRGCVLVDTGLIKLKVGRLSKRDIVSLNKALKQWLEL comes from the coding sequence ATGAACTACTCAAAAGGTGACGTTATCCTTCTCAGTTACCCATTTACTGACCTGAAAACTACAAAAGTCCGTCCAGCCGTTGTGGCGTCCTCCGAAGACGGAAGGTACTCAGATGTTTTCGTTGTACCTGTCACCAGCAGGATTGAAAATCTTAATATCGGTGAATTTGAGCTGCGTGATTGGGGCAATGCCGGTCTGAATATTACTTCAGCAGTAAAGCGTGGCTGTGTCCTCGTGGACACCGGGCTGATTAAGCTAAAGGTTGGGAGACTTTCAAAGAGGGATATTGTATCGCTCAACAAAGCCTTGAAACAGTGGCTGGAACTATAA
- a CDS encoding type II toxin-antitoxin system HicB family antitoxin, translating to MKTKKASFRIIFRPEPEGGYTVIVPSLPGCITYGDDMTEAKNMAQDAIAAYLASMKKHREPVRDDADTFEGMLTLQYA from the coding sequence ATGAAGACAAAAAAAGCATCATTTCGGATCATATTCAGACCTGAACCAGAGGGTGGGTACACTGTCATTGTCCCTTCTCTACCGGGATGCATAACCTATGGCGATGACATGACCGAAGCAAAAAATATGGCTCAAGATGCAATAGCCGCATATCTGGCAAGCATGAAGAAGCACCGGGAACCTGTTCGTGATGATGCAGACACATTCGAGGGAATGCTGACGCTTCAATATGCCTAA
- a CDS encoding type II toxin-antitoxin system HicA family toxin: MPKVPALTPDKLIKILTKNGFSLDHQTGSHRVYLNASTKKRVIVPYHKKDLPKGTLMSIIKAAELEEEFE; the protein is encoded by the coding sequence ATGCCTAAAGTTCCGGCCTTAACACCAGACAAACTCATCAAGATACTTACGAAAAATGGTTTTTCGCTTGATCATCAAACCGGGAGTCACAGGGTCTATCTCAATGCGTCAACAAAAAAACGGGTAATTGTTCCTTATCACAAGAAGGATCTCCCAAAGGGTACGCTAATGTCGATCATCAAAGCTGCAGAACTCGAAGAGGAGTTTGAATAA
- a CDS encoding FKBP-type peptidyl-prolyl cis-trans isomerase yields the protein MLLTLNALRPLRLACLPAFRLSSFPAFRLSSLPACQLPGLPACQPSVISSQSSAVGPLHAFTHLRIHALRFFLPSCQLSVLYLFLCLSLTTPAFAAEAPKTEEQKTLYAIGLSVGRTLAPFSLTPAELEIVKQGITDSVTGKKPGIELSAYNNKIQEMARARRKAQGDKMAPQNKAALDKASAEKGAVKTASGLVYVPLKEGAGTSPTAADTVRVNYRGTLPDGKEFDSSAKQGKPLEFKLDKVIKCWTEGLQLMKPGGKAKLVCPASIAYGDIGAGDLILPGATLIFEIELLEVKK from the coding sequence ATGCTTCTCACGCTTAACGCTTTGCGGCCTCTCCGGCTTGCCTGCTTGCCTGCTTTCCGGCTTTCCAGCTTTCCAGCTTTCCGGCTTTCCAGCTTGCCAGCTTGTCAGCTTCCCGGCTTGCCAGCTTGCCAGCCGTCAGTCATCAGCAGTCAGTCATCAGCAGTCGGGCCTTTACACGCATTTACACATTTACGCATTCACGCCTTACGCTTTTTCTTGCCTTCTTGTCAGCTCTCAGTTCTTTACCTATTCCTCTGCCTGTCTCTAACTACGCCTGCCTTTGCAGCAGAGGCTCCGAAGACCGAGGAGCAGAAGACGCTTTATGCCATCGGCCTGAGTGTCGGCCGTACGCTGGCGCCCTTCAGCCTCACCCCTGCTGAACTCGAGATTGTGAAGCAGGGCATAACAGACTCTGTTACCGGCAAAAAACCGGGCATTGAATTAAGTGCGTACAACAACAAGATCCAGGAGATGGCGCGTGCCCGCCGCAAGGCTCAGGGCGATAAGATGGCTCCTCAGAACAAGGCTGCTCTGGACAAGGCTTCTGCAGAAAAGGGAGCAGTGAAGACTGCCTCCGGCCTGGTCTATGTGCCGCTCAAGGAAGGCGCCGGCACAAGTCCGACAGCAGCCGATACCGTAAGGGTCAACTATCGCGGCACGCTTCCTGACGGCAAGGAGTTTGACAGTTCTGCCAAACAGGGCAAGCCGCTTGAGTTTAAACTGGACAAGGTGATCAAGTGCTGGACAGAAGGCCTGCAGCTGATGAAGCCCGGCGGCAAGGCCAAACTGGTCTGCCCCGCATCAATCGCATACGGCGATATCGGCGCCGGAGATCTCATCCTGCCCGGCGCCACGCTTATATTCGAGATCGAATTGCTTGAGGTGAAGAAATAG
- a CDS encoding SCO family protein, with amino-acid sequence MPAHADSKTYQRSVEKYAMPDVTLVNQDGNKVRFKNFLSAEKPVVVDFIFGTCTTICPVLSAGYASLQQRLGAGSEKVHLVSISIDPENDKPAVLKDYLKRYRSRPGWDFLTGSRKDIDRVMKAFDAYIPDKMSHYAVTFIRMPKEDSWVRINGMMSTSEFLAESQRAGIK; translated from the coding sequence ATGCCGGCTCACGCCGACAGCAAGACCTATCAGCGCTCTGTTGAGAAATATGCGATGCCTGATGTCACCCTGGTCAATCAGGATGGCAATAAGGTCCGCTTCAAGAACTTTCTCTCTGCAGAAAAACCGGTCGTCGTTGACTTTATCTTCGGCACCTGCACCACCATCTGCCCGGTCCTGTCTGCAGGCTATGCCAGTCTGCAGCAGAGACTCGGTGCGGGCTCGGAAAAGGTACACCTGGTCTCCATATCGATCGATCCTGAAAATGACAAGCCCGCTGTGCTCAAGGATTATCTAAAACGGTATCGCTCCAGGCCGGGCTGGGACTTCCTGACCGGGTCGCGCAAGGATATTGACCGGGTCATGAAGGCATTCGATGCCTATATCCCGGATAAGATGTCACACTATGCAGTAACCTTTATCCGTATGCCCAAAGAAGACAGCTGGGTCAGGATCAACGGCATGATGAGCACCTCGGAGTTCCTTGCCGAGAGTCAGAGGGCGGGAATAAAGTGA
- a CDS encoding amino acid ABC transporter substrate-binding protein, translated as MQSAISSQLSALSHQLSAFRLASLSAFSHQLFPPRRTRLWRALLTHYSLLITAFTRFTLHVSRPFVSSRITHYSLLITAVLFLPPTALAADMDQAELLRLGERIYREGILPDGKPLQGFVSGDVPVDGTAFTCVSCHLRSGLGSVEGGVVTPPTNGRVLYQERKPYIKGAEFVPLIHNYAVYLPVRPAYTDETLSALMSAGVDPTGRQMAKAMPRYRLSDRDMAILLAYLKTLSDQPSPGVTKNTIRFASVIVEGTDPLAVKSMLAPIQFSVDRKNSLSIAAKKNDRVARMGHNMLGNLSQMTFTLSQWILKGPSSTWRQQLDAYYKAEPVFALLGGITNGDWEPVHRFCEENKIPNLLPIVDYPVSSKTDWYTLYPSRGVQQEGEAAARYLHSMYDLFKDKPIVQIIRDNRRGQALAEGFREGWAETGHPPAQDIMLAKGEELTPEKLQQIVAKEKPAALLIWDDASLLPAVSSIVGKPERPGLVIASGTNLGKSLWTLPEEVRDLLYMTYPYRLPHDDARFDHQIRKIIPGKKLESFDPQAIRQSFITGDILGKALMEMRGEYYRDFLLDTIGMMPDMHYPLYERVSFGPGQRYASKGCFIVQLTKGSSPKLERRSEWVTQ; from the coding sequence ATGCAATCAGCGATCAGCAGTCAGCTCTCAGCTCTCAGCCATCAGTTGTCAGCTTTCCGGCTTGCCAGCTTGTCAGCTTTCAGCCATCAGCTCTTTCCGCCTCGGCGGACCCGCCTGTGGCGGGCACTCCTTACTCATTACTCATTACTCATCACGGCCTTTACACGCTTCACGCTTCACGTTTCACGGCCTTTTGTCTCGTCACGCATTACGCATTACTCATTACTCATCACGGCAGTTCTCTTCCTGCCGCCTACGGCGCTGGCTGCAGACATGGATCAGGCTGAGCTCCTGCGCCTTGGTGAGCGCATATACCGCGAGGGCATCCTGCCTGATGGCAAGCCCCTCCAGGGATTTGTGAGCGGCGATGTGCCGGTCGACGGGACTGCCTTCACCTGCGTCAGCTGCCATCTCAGGAGCGGCCTCGGCTCTGTCGAAGGAGGCGTTGTAACACCGCCGACCAATGGACGAGTTCTGTATCAGGAGCGGAAACCCTATATCAAGGGAGCGGAATTTGTCCCCCTGATACATAACTATGCCGTGTACCTTCCTGTGCGGCCTGCCTATACCGATGAGACTCTCTCTGCACTTATGAGCGCCGGGGTTGATCCGACCGGCCGGCAGATGGCCAAAGCCATGCCGCGCTACAGATTGAGCGACCGGGACATGGCAATACTGCTCGCCTATCTCAAAACACTCTCTGACCAGCCATCTCCGGGCGTGACAAAGAACACGATAAGGTTTGCATCAGTCATTGTAGAGGGCACTGACCCTCTTGCAGTCAAATCCATGCTTGCACCCATTCAGTTCAGCGTTGACCGCAAAAACAGCCTCTCAATTGCCGCAAAAAAGAACGACCGTGTTGCGCGCATGGGCCACAACATGCTTGGAAATCTTTCCCAGATGACCTTTACGCTCTCTCAGTGGATATTGAAAGGGCCGTCATCTACCTGGAGACAACAGCTCGACGCTTATTATAAGGCAGAGCCCGTATTCGCCCTTCTTGGCGGTATTACCAATGGAGACTGGGAGCCGGTCCATCGCTTCTGCGAGGAGAACAAAATTCCGAACCTGCTGCCGATTGTAGATTATCCGGTCAGCTCCAAAACCGACTGGTACACCCTGTACCCGTCCCGCGGCGTGCAACAGGAAGGTGAAGCTGCAGCACGGTACCTGCACAGCATGTATGATCTCTTCAAAGATAAGCCGATCGTCCAGATCATCAGGGATAACCGCAGAGGGCAGGCCCTTGCTGAAGGCTTCCGGGAAGGCTGGGCAGAGACAGGCCATCCACCGGCGCAGGATATCATGCTTGCAAAGGGAGAAGAACTTACACCTGAAAAACTGCAGCAGATCGTTGCAAAAGAAAAACCTGCAGCCCTGCTCATCTGGGATGATGCATCTCTTCTGCCGGCAGTCAGCAGCATTGTCGGAAAGCCTGAGCGGCCCGGGCTTGTCATCGCCTCGGGAACAAATCTCGGCAAATCCCTCTGGACGCTCCCTGAGGAAGTTCGGGACCTGCTCTACATGACATACCCTTACCGGCTTCCTCATGATGATGCCCGCTTTGACCATCAGATCAGAAAGATCATTCCGGGCAAAAAACTGGAATCCTTTGACCCTCAGGCCATAAGGCAGTCGTTCATAACCGGCGATATATTAGGCAAGGCCCTGATGGAGATGCGCGGAGAATACTACCGGGACTTTCTTCTTGACACCATCGGCATGATGCCGGATATGCACTATCCTCTTTACGAACGGGTCAGTTTCGGACCAGGTCAGCGGTACGCCTCTAAAGGCTGCTTTATTGTTCAGCTTACCAAGGGCTCCTCTCCAAAGCTCGAACGCCGCAGCGAATGGGTGACACAATGA
- a CDS encoding four helix bundle protein, translating into MNYKKLIVWQKADELALEVYRATKHFPKDEIYGLTSQLRRAALSVPTNIVEGYARNGDKELGRFVSIALGSLAETEYLIEFSLKLEYLKAADFKRLETLRAEVGKLLWNFHRKVQS; encoded by the coding sequence ATGAATTATAAGAAGCTGATAGTTTGGCAGAAGGCCGATGAATTGGCGCTTGAAGTTTACAGAGCGACTAAACACTTTCCAAAAGATGAAATCTACGGATTAACTTCTCAGCTGCGAAGAGCTGCCCTTTCTGTGCCAACAAATATCGTAGAAGGTTACGCGAGAAATGGCGACAAAGAGCTGGGTCGTTTTGTGAGCATCGCACTGGGTTCGTTGGCAGAAACCGAGTATTTGATCGAATTTTCACTAAAACTGGAGTATCTGAAAGCGGCTGATTTTAAGAGACTTGAAACGTTGCGAGCAGAAGTCGGCAAATTACTGTGGAATTTTCATAGAAAGGTACAGTCTTGA